The genomic window TAGTATTTCGACAATTTTGGCATCGTTTTATCTCTTTTTCGGATGGAAAGTTTACCTAATTATTATAGTGGGGGCAATTTACAATATTGGAGTAAATTCACATTTAGTCCTTCTTGGCGGAGCATTTACCAAAACACCAATCGATTTAAGTGTTGCAGGCGGTGCTTTTGGAGATAAAAAAGCTTTTAATGTTAACGCAATACTTCTTTCTCTGCCAAAAATATTTTTACCAAGTTTATTGTATTGGCTCGGAAATCATTTTGGAGACAATACATGGGGTTTAAGTTTAGTAGCCGGAGCTGGGGTTTTAGGATTTATTTTTAGAGATAAGGTTTTTTCTTTAATCGAAAAAAGATACAAAATCGAAAAGTACAGTACAATAAACGCTTATAAACAAAAAAGTTAATTAGATAATCTGCCAATTTGATAATCAGAAAATATCAATTGGAAATCTAAAATCTATGAATAGGCAATAGATATTTAATCTAAAATCAACAATCTAAAATCTAAAATTAAAATGATACAAGTAAATCAACTTATAAAAAATTATAACGGAACAACAGTTTTAAATATCGAAAATCTGGAAATTCCAAAAGGGCAGAGTTTCGGTTTAGTAGGAAACAATGGGGCAGGAAAAACAACATTTTTCAGTCTTCTTTTAGATTTGATTCAACCCTCAAAAGGAAGTATTCAAAACAATAATATTCAGGTAAATACCAGCGAAAATTGGAAATCTTTTACAGGATCATTTCTTGACGAAAGTTTCCTAATCGGTTATCTAACACCAGAAGAATATTTTTATTTTATTGGAGATCTTCGCAATCAAAATAAAGCCGATGTTGATGCTTTATTGGCGCAGCACGAAGAATTTTTCAATGGAGAAATTTTAAAAAATAAAAAATATTTAAGGGATTTATCTAAAGGAAACCAGAAAAAAGTGGGTATAATCGCCACACTTATAGGAAGCCCAGAAGTTGTAATTTTAGACGAACCATTTGCAAATTTGGACCCGACAACTGTTAGCAGATTAAAAAAAATTATTAAAGAATTGGCCGATAATCCAAATGTTACTGTTTTGGTTTCAAGCCATGATTTACAGCACACTGTCGAAGTTTGTGACCGAATTGTTGCACTTAATAAAGGCGAAATTGTAAAGGATATTAAAACTTCAAAAGAGACCTTGCAGGAACTAGAATCGTTTTTTGCAGTATAAGTTTCTAGATTACAAAAAGAAGCGTATTTTTACAAGTCAATATACTAAAATCAATTTTTAGTAGTTATCTGTTTTAAACTCTTTTCTATTGAAAAAGAATACTCTTAAATATAGTTTTACTTTCGTTTTTTTATTCTTTTTGATAGCTTGTTCTACCAAAAAAAATACTTTTTTGTCTAGAACATCTCACTCTGTTGGTACAAAATATAATATTTTGTACAATGGAGGAATTGGACTTGATAAAGGCTTACAATCTATCCAGGCCAACAATCAAGATAATTTTTGGAAATTACTGCCAATTGAAAAAATGCAGTTTGATGAAAATTTTTCTGAAGGAGAAAAAGCTAAAAACCCTGATTTTGAACGCGCAGAAACAAAAGCAACCAAAGCCATTCAGAAACACTCCATGAATATTGGAGGAAGGGAACGAAATTCACAAATTGACGAAGCGTATTTAATGCTTGGAAAAGCTAGATATTACGATCAGCGTTTTATTCCTGCGGTTGAAGCATTCAATTATATTTTATACAAATATCCGAACAGTAGTAATATTTATACTGCTAAAATCTGGCGCGAAAAAAC from Flavobacterium fluviale includes these protein-coding regions:
- a CDS encoding ABC transporter ATP-binding protein, translated to MIQVNQLIKNYNGTTVLNIENLEIPKGQSFGLVGNNGAGKTTFFSLLLDLIQPSKGSIQNNNIQVNTSENWKSFTGSFLDESFLIGYLTPEEYFYFIGDLRNQNKADVDALLAQHEEFFNGEILKNKKYLRDLSKGNQKKVGIIATLIGSPEVVILDEPFANLDPTTVSRLKKIIKELADNPNVTVLVSSHDLQHTVEVCDRIVALNKGEIVKDIKTSKETLQELESFFAV